Proteins encoded by one window of Methyloterricola oryzae:
- a CDS encoding DnaJ C-terminal domain-containing protein, translating into MKYKDYYKIMGVDRKASAEEIKKAYRRLARKFHPDVSKERNAEERFKEVAEAYETLKDPEKRAAYDQLGSYQPGQDFKPPPDWEKRFSDAPFTFEDLDLADLFASFTGRNARDSRSRSKVPMPGQDYEFNARISLEDAYAGTELTLNLNVSERDERGAVHHRPKTVKARIPKGATEGQRLRLSGKGGKGSNGGPDGNLYITISLAPHPLFRVSGHDLYIDLPLAPWEAILGTTVEVPTLGGAVRLKVPPGTRAGQQLRIGDRGLPRPHSGAGSLYAITQIVVPAAVSEKEKALLQNWAEHSKFNPREHFQRR; encoded by the coding sequence ATGAAGTACAAAGACTATTACAAGATCATGGGCGTGGACCGGAAGGCCTCGGCCGAGGAGATCAAGAAGGCCTACCGCAGGCTTGCGCGCAAGTTTCACCCGGATGTCTCGAAGGAAAGGAATGCCGAGGAGCGCTTCAAGGAGGTCGCGGAAGCCTACGAGACCTTGAAGGATCCGGAGAAGCGTGCTGCCTACGACCAGTTGGGCAGCTATCAGCCCGGTCAGGATTTCAAGCCGCCGCCGGATTGGGAAAAGCGTTTCTCCGATGCGCCCTTCACCTTCGAGGATCTGGACCTGGCGGATCTGTTCGCCTCTTTCACCGGGCGCAATGCCCGCGATTCGCGCTCCAGAAGCAAGGTGCCCATGCCCGGTCAGGATTACGAATTCAACGCGCGTATTTCCCTGGAGGACGCCTACGCCGGGACAGAGTTGACCTTGAACCTCAACGTGTCGGAGCGAGACGAGCGCGGCGCAGTCCACCATCGCCCGAAGACCGTGAAGGCGCGGATACCCAAGGGGGCCACCGAGGGCCAGCGGCTGCGCCTGTCCGGCAAGGGTGGCAAGGGCAGCAACGGTGGGCCTGACGGAAATTTGTACATCACCATCAGTCTTGCGCCCCATCCCCTGTTCCGGGTGAGCGGCCACGACCTTTACATCGATCTGCCCCTGGCTCCCTGGGAAGCGATCCTCGGAACCACCGTGGAGGTGCCGACCCTGGGCGGCGCCGTGCGTCTCAAGGTGCCCCCCGGCACGCGCGCGGGGCAGCAGTTGCGCATCGGCGACCGCGGCCTTCCGCGGCCCCATTCCGGTGCCGGGAGTCTTTATGCGATCACGCAGATCGTCGTGCCCGCTGCGGTGAGCGAGAAGGAAAAGGCGCTCCTGCAGAACTGGGCGGAGCATTCCAAGTTCAATCCGAGGGAGCATTTTCAGCGGAGATGA
- a CDS encoding chaperone modulator CbpM translates to MPSGLSEAFWLHEHYEFSLEELAELAGLTAGELRDWVDEGLVAPVNLAVTPWRFSADRLFVLQRACRLRRDFELEPHGLALVLQLLERIQGLETEMRALRARLPSA, encoded by the coding sequence ATGCCGAGCGGACTTTCCGAAGCCTTCTGGCTGCATGAGCATTACGAGTTTTCCCTGGAGGAACTGGCAGAACTGGCCGGTTTGACGGCCGGGGAACTGCGTGACTGGGTGGACGAAGGCCTGGTGGCGCCGGTGAACCTCGCGGTCACACCCTGGCGTTTCAGCGCCGATCGCTTGTTCGTTTTGCAAAGGGCCTGCCGTCTGCGGCGGGATTTCGAACTGGAGCCTCATGGTCTGGCCCTGGTGCTGCAACTGCTGGAACGGATTCAGGGGCTGGAGACGGAGATGCGCGCCCTGCGCGCGCGACTCCCGAGCGCTTAG
- a CDS encoding zinc metalloprotease HtpX: MFRSVRLKPEALRSHRLSNLTQTVLLAAGLLGFLALLGFVIAGLAGIVWALMLGLISFLAGRRLGPLIVLRMYRATPLMPAEAPGLYGTVRQLAERAELPALPRLFYVPSSMLNAFALNVDGRPVIGLTDGLLRSLNRCELAGVLGHEIGHIRNRDLTVMGLADVVSRLTQAFSWVGQILLLVSLPVFFLQGMAVPWLLILILMAAPSLSGLLQMALSRTREFDADLEAVRLTGDPGAYISALNKIEYQGAGFFERIFLPGRRVPVPSLLRTHPETSERIARIHSMVEVYRPELSLRDLVDLLPLRLGPVRRAPRWRVGGLWY, encoded by the coding sequence ATGTTCAGATCCGTGCGCCTCAAGCCTGAAGCCCTGCGCAGCCACAGGCTTTCCAACCTGACCCAGACCGTGCTGCTCGCCGCCGGGCTGCTGGGATTCCTGGCTTTGCTGGGATTTGTGATTGCAGGTCTCGCCGGCATTGTCTGGGCACTGATGCTCGGTCTGATCTCCTTCCTGGCTGGCCGGCGTCTGGGGCCCTTGATCGTCCTGCGCATGTATCGCGCGACGCCCCTGATGCCCGCCGAGGCCCCCGGACTTTATGGCACCGTGCGCCAGTTGGCTGAACGCGCCGAATTGCCCGCGCTGCCGAGACTGTTCTACGTGCCCAGTTCGATGTTGAATGCCTTCGCCCTGAATGTTGACGGCCGCCCGGTCATCGGTTTGACCGATGGACTGCTGCGCAGCCTCAACAGGTGCGAATTGGCCGGCGTGCTCGGCCATGAAATTGGGCATATCCGTAACCGCGACCTGACGGTCATGGGGCTGGCGGACGTGGTGAGCCGTCTGACCCAGGCGTTTTCCTGGGTGGGGCAGATCCTGCTGCTGGTGAGCCTGCCGGTGTTTTTCCTGCAAGGCATGGCGGTTCCCTGGCTGTTGATCCTGATTTTGATGGCGGCGCCCAGCCTGAGCGGTCTGCTGCAGATGGCGTTGTCCAGGACGCGGGAGTTCGATGCGGATCTGGAGGCGGTGCGCCTGACCGGTGATCCGGGGGCTTATATCTCGGCACTCAATAAAATCGAATACCAGGGCGCGGGCTTCTTCGAACGCATTTTTCTGCCCGGCCGGCGCGTGCCCGTGCCATCCCTGCTGCGCACCCACCCGGAGACATCCGAACGCATCGCGCGCATCCACTCGATGGTCGAAGTCTACCGGCCCGAGCTCTCCCTGCGCGATCTGGTCGACCTCCTGCCGCTACGCCTCGGACCAGTCAGGCGCGCGCCCAGGTGGCGCGTCGGCGGATTATGGTACTGA
- a CDS encoding Hsp20/alpha crystallin family protein — MTESKDIAETPKKAVAEAREKPMVLQPPVDICEDADGITLVADMPGVSRERLSIQVDKDTLSIEGEARIDMPEGMKPLYADIRSTRYRRSFALSSELDADNIEASLKDGVLSLRIHKRPESRPRKIEVAVH; from the coding sequence ATGACCGAGAGCAAAGACATCGCCGAAACCCCCAAGAAGGCCGTGGCCGAAGCCCGCGAGAAACCCATGGTGCTGCAGCCTCCCGTGGACATCTGCGAGGATGCGGACGGCATTACCCTGGTGGCCGACATGCCGGGCGTGTCCCGCGAGCGGCTGAGCATTCAGGTGGACAAGGACACCCTCTCCATCGAGGGCGAAGCTAGGATCGACATGCCGGAAGGCATGAAGCCGCTCTACGCGGATATCCGCTCGACTCGCTACCGCCGCAGCTTCGCTCTCAGCAGCGAACTGGACGCGGACAACATCGAGGCCTCACTCAAGGACGGCGTGCTCAGCCTGCGCATCCATAAACGGCCCGAGTCGCGCCCGCGCAAGATCGAGGTCGCCGTCCACTGA
- a CDS encoding Hsp20/alpha crystallin family protein: MLGNLTNLESSLFDQFRRMEEEMDEIFGRLPGIRSAARGSFPPVNVGVTPEKVDVYLFSPGLETDSLDVSIQQNVLTVAGQRKATAAENAKFYRRERFAGEFRRVITLPDDIDPEQVTAQYTDGVLHVAVQRRESSKPRQIQIQ, from the coding sequence ATGTTAGGCAATCTAACAAATCTTGAAAGCAGCCTGTTCGATCAGTTCAGGCGCATGGAAGAGGAGATGGACGAGATCTTTGGCCGGCTCCCCGGCATCCGTTCCGCAGCACGGGGCAGTTTCCCTCCGGTCAACGTCGGAGTGACGCCGGAGAAAGTCGATGTCTATCTGTTCAGCCCCGGCTTGGAGACTGACTCACTGGATGTCTCCATCCAGCAGAACGTCCTCACCGTGGCGGGTCAACGCAAGGCAACAGCGGCGGAAAATGCCAAGTTCTACCGCCGTGAGCGCTTTGCCGGTGAGTTCCGGCGCGTCATTACCCTGCCGGACGATATCGATCCGGAGCAGGTGACGGCCCAATACACCGACGGCGTGCTCCATGTCGCCGTGCAGCGCCGCGAATCGTCCAAACCCAGACAAATCCAGATCCAGTAA